GGCTATGTCGAAACGCTGGATGCGCGCGGCACGCTCGTGTGTTTCGAGGACCTGACCGAGCGCGAACATGCCGCCCAGATGCGGCGCGATTTCGTGGCCAATGTCAGCCATGAACTGCGCACGCCGCTCACCGCGCTCATGGGGTTCATCGAGACCCTGCAAGGGCCTGCGCGCCACGATCAGGCCGCCATCGACCGATTCCTTGGGATCATGCAGTCCGAAGCGGCCCGGATGGAGCGCCTAGTGCGCGATCTTCTGTCCCTCAGCCGGGTAGAGAGCGAAGAGCGCGTGCGCCCGCGCGAAGAGGTCAACTTGGGTCAGGTGATCGGCTCGGTTCTGCATGCCTTGCGCCCCTTGGCGCGTGATCGTGCCTGCGAGATTACCTTTGAGGCGCCCGACGGCATGATCGTGCGCGGCAATGATGACCAGTTGCAGCAGGTCTTTACCAACCTGATTGAAAACGCGATCAAATATGGCGGTACAGGCAACCATATCACCATCACGCTGGAACGTATTGCGCGCGATGCCACCCTGCGTGCGCCGGCCATTCTGGCGCGGGTGCGTGATCAGGGGCCCGGAATCGAGCCGCTGCATATCCCCCGGCTGACCGAGCGTTTCTACCGCGTCGACACCCACCGCTCGCGCGAGATGGGGGGCACGGGCCTTGGCCTCGCCATCGTCAAGCATATTGTCAATCGTCACCGTGGACGGCTGCGAATCTCCTCGACCCTTGGGGAGGGTGCCGAATTTTCAGTGATTCTGCCGCAATGGGATCGCCAAGAGGCCTGAGCACGCCCGCCTCGACCGCGAAAAAATCGCCCAGAACCACCAACTTCTCCGCGTGTCATAAAACCGTTACATAAGTGTAACAAAAGCGTTGTGGTTCTCACCTAGTGGTGATCCCGAGGTCGCCCCTGCCTGGGCGTCCCGTGAAACCGAACTCAGGAGCAACTCATGCTGTTCAAATCCACCGTTTCCGCCCTGGCCCTGACGGCCCTCGCCGCTGGCACTGCTGCGGCCCGTGACAACATCCAGATCGCTGGCTCCTCGACCGTGCTGCCCTATGCCGCCATCGTCGCCGAAGCGTTTGGCGAAAACTTTGATTTCCCAACCCCGGTCGTGGAATCCGGTGGTTCGGGCGCTGGCCGCAAGAAGTTGTGCGAAGGCGTGGGTGAAAACACCATCGACATCGCCAACTCCTCTTCGCGCATCAAACAATCCGACATCGACCTCTGCGCCCAGAATGGCGTGACCGAGATCATGGAAGTCCGCATCGGTTATGACGGCATCGTGTTTGCCTCTGACATTAACGGCCCGGCCTATGCCTTTACCCCGGCCGATTGGCACGCGGCTCTGGCGGCTCAGGTGTCCAAGGATGGCGCTCTGGCCGACAACACCAACAAGGTATGGTCCGATGTTCGCGCCGATCTGCCCGGCGACGAAATCCTCGCCTTCGTGCCCGGCACCAAGCACGGCACCCGCGAAGTGTTCGACGAAAAGGTGATCATCGCCGGTTGCGAAGAAAACGGCACCTATGATCTGCACCTCGCGGCCAATGGCGGCGACGAGAAAGCCGCTGAAAAGGCATGTATGGCGCTGCGCACCGATGGCGTGTCCATCGACATCGACGGCGACTATACCGAAACGCTGGCCCGTGTGGATGCCAACAAGAACGGTATCGGCGTCTTTGGCCTCTCGTTCTACCAGAACAACACCGACAAACTTCAGGTTGCCACCATGGGCGGCGTTGTTCCCTCGGTCGAATCGATCGCTTCGGGTGAATATCCGGTGTCGCGTCCGCTGTTCTTCTACGTCAAGAACGCGCATCTCGATGTGATCCCCGGCATGCAGGAATATATCGAGTTCTTCGTGTCCGACGAAATCTCAGGCCCCGATGGCCCGCTCTCGGCCTATGGCCTCGTGTCTGACCCCGAGCTTGCCAAGACGCAGGAAATGGTTGCCAACCGCGTGCCCATGGGCGTGCTGAACTAAGACCAAGACCTCTGAGGGGTGGCGCATCCGCGCCATCCCTCCCTTTTTGGCGGAGAGCAGATGAGTACCGGCTATATCACCCTGATCGTGCTCGGCCTGTGTGGGCTGGGCTTTTTCTTGGGGCGCGCACGCGCCTATGCAACCTCCAAGACCACGGGCAAGAAACTGCACTCGCTGCCGAACTATTATGGTCAGGCGGTCGCGCTTTATACGGCAGTCCCGGCGCTATTGCTGATGCTCGCTTGGCTCTTTTTGCAGCCCCTGATGATTGAGGGGCGTGTCGCGGGCATGATCCCCGACAGTGTGATCCCCGAAGGCGGCGCCAAGAGCCTTGTCATGGCCGATGTGCGCCGGATTGCGGGCGGGCTTGATGCCCTGATGGCCGCAGGCGAGATGTCCGAGGACGATCTGGGCGCAATGCGCGCGGATTTCACCGACATTCGCAACCGGCTTGGCACTGTCGGCGTGGCGCTTGGCTCGGATGTGCCGGTGCCTGTGTTCGAGGCGGCCAAGGAGCTGCGCAAATCGCAAAATGCCGGGAACTTTCTGATGACCCTAGCGGTGCTGGGGCTGTCGCTTGGCCTGCTGGTGTGGTCTTGGTCGCGGGTGCATCCCGATCAACGCGCGCGCAACGCCTCTGAAACCTTTGTGCTGGCGCTTTTGATCGGTGCCTCGCTGGTGGCGATCCTCACCACTGCGGGTATTGTCGCATCGCTGCTCTTTGAGACCATCAATTTCTTCAAGATGTATCCGGCGCGCGATTTCTTCTTTTCGACCGTGTGGAACCCGCAATTCCGGGGCGGGTCTGATCTGGGCATCCTGCCGCTCTTGTGGGGCACGCTCTATGTCAGTTTTCTGGCACTGCTGGTGGCGGTGCCTCTGGGATTGATGATTGCGATCTATCTGGCGGAATATGCCAGCAAGCCGCTGCGCGCCTTTGCCAAACCGGCCATCGAGGTTCTCGCCGGTATCCCGACCATCGTCTATGGCCTCTTTGCGCTGATCACCGTGGGCCCGTTCCTGCGCGATTATATCGCCTCGCCACTGGGCCTTGGCACCTCGTCCTCTTCGGTGCTGACGGCCGGTCTGGTCATGGGGATCATGCTCATCCCGTTCGTGTCGTCGCTCTCGGATGACATCATCAACGCCGTGCCGCAATCCATGCGCGATGGCTCTTATGGCCTTGGCGCTACCAAATCCGAAACCATCAAGCAGGTGATCCTGCCCGCCGCGTTGCCCGGTGTGGTCGGGGCCATCCTCTTGGCCGCCTCCCGCGCTATTGGCGAGACCATGATCGTGGTCATGGGGGCAGGGGCCGCCGCCAAACTTGGCCTCAACCCGTTCGAAGCCATGACAACCATCACCGTCAAGATCGTAAGCCAGTTGACCGGCGATACCGAATTCGCCAGCCCTGAAACGCTGGTCGCCTTCGCCCTCGGCCTTACGCTTTTTGTCTTCACGCTTGGGCTGAATGTCATCGCCCTTGTGATCGTGCGCAAATACCGGGAGCAGTACGAATGACCGATTTCACCGCCTCAGACGCTGTTCCGGCACCGCGCAAAGGGTCTTTGCTGACGCAGGATGCCCGCACCAAGCAACGCAATGCCAAAGAGGCGCGGTTCCGCATGATGGGGCTTGTCGCCGTCACCATCGGTGTTCTTTCCTTGGTCGGCTTGCTGACCTCGATCCTTGCCAGTGGCCTATCGTCTTTTCAGCAGACCTATGTCGAGCTTGAGGTCTATCTGGACCCCGCAAAACTTGACAAAAACGGCAACCGCAATCCCGACGACATCGCCAAGGTCTCGACCTTCGGCTATACCCCGCTGATCGAGGCGGCAATGGTCGCCGCGATCGAGCGGACCGGTGTCACCTCGGATGTCGCGAATGCCAAGGCCGCCGGCGAGTTGATCTCGAAAGAGGCCCCCGCCACCTTGCGCGACTTTGTTTTGGCCAACCCGGACAGGATCGGCGAAACCGTGCCCTTCGATCTGCTGGCCGCAGGCCGCATCGACGGGTTCTTCAAAGGCCGCGTGACCATGGAAAGCGCGGCACTCGACCGCAATGTCTCGCCCGAGCAATTGCAGCTTGCCCAACAGCTCAAAGACGCAGGCATCCTTACGACCAAATTCAACTGGGCCTTCTTCACCGCGCCCGATGCCTCTGACACCCGCCCCGAAGCCGCCGGTCTGGGCGTGGCGATCATCGGCTCGGCCTATATGATGCTGATTGTGCTGGTCCTGTCACTGCCCTTGGGTGTCGCGGCGTCGATCTATCTTGAGGAATTCGCGCCCAAGAACCGCTGGACCGACCTGATCGAGGTGAATATCTCGAACCTCGCCGCCGTGCCGTCCATCGTATTCGGTATCCTGGGTCTGGCGATCTTCATCAATATGGTAGGCCTGCCGCAATCGGCCCCCATCGTGGGCGGTCTCGTGCTCACGCTGATGACCCTGCCCACCATCATCATCGCCACCCGTGCGGCGCTGAAATCTGTGCCGCCCTCGATCCGCGATGCAGCCCTCGGTGTGGGCGCGTCCAAGATGCAGGCGATCTTTCACCATGTCCTGCCCTTGGCCATGCCCGGCATCCTTACCGGCGCGATCATCGGTCTGGCGCAGGCGCTTGGCGAAACAGCACCCCTGCTGCTGATCGGTATGGTTGCCTTTGTGCGCGAATATCCCGCAGGCCCGCCCGAAGGGTTCTTTGACCCCGCCGCCGCACTGCCCGTGCAGGTCTATAACTGGACGCAGCGTGGCGACCCGGCCTTTGTGGAACGCGCATCCGGGGCCATCATCGTGTTGCTCGTCTTCCTCGTGATCATGAACATCGCCGCCATCCTGCTGCGCAGACGGTTTGAACGCCGCTGGTAAACAAAGGTATAGACCCATGTATGACGCCCCAAAATTCGCGGAGACGACAGTGACCAATAACGATATCAAGATCGCCGCGCGCAAGGTGCAGGTTTATTATGGCGCGACGCATGCCATCAAGGACGTGGATGTCGATATCCTGGACAAGACCGTGACCGCCTTTATCGGCCCGTCGGGCTGTGGAAAATCCACATTCCTGCGCTGCATCAACCGGATGAACGACACAATCGACATCTGCCGCGTCGAGGGGGACATCCGCATCGACGGCGAAGACATCTACGACAAAAAGGTCGATCCGGTGCAATTGCGCGCCAAGGTGGGCATGGTGTTTCAGAAACCCAACCCGTTCCCCAAGTCGATCTATGACAACGTGGCGTATGGCCCGCGCATCCACGGGCTTGCCCGCACCAAGGCAGATCTCGACGAAATCGTCGAAAAATCCCTGCGCCGCGCCGCTCTCTGGAACGAGGCCAAGGACCGGCTCGATCAGCCCGGCACCGGCCTTTCGGGCGGCCAGCAACAGCGTCTGTGCATCGCCCGTGCCGTTGCCACCTCGCCCGAGGTTCTGTTGATGGACGAACCCTGCTCGGCGCTCGATCCCATCGCCACGGCGCAGGTCGAGGAATTGATCGACGAATTGCGGCAAGAGTTTTCTGTGGTGATCGTCACCCACTCGATGCAGCAGGCCGCGCGCGTCAGCCAGAAAACGGCCTTCTTCCACCTCGGTCATCTCGTCGAATTCGGCGATACCGGCCAGATTTTCACCAACCCCAAGGATGAGCGCACCGAAAGCTACATCACCGGGCGCATTGGCTAAGGAACGCTCCATGTCTGACCATCAGCACATCGTCTCATCCTTCGACCGCGACCTCGAGACCATTCAGGCCCATATCATGAAGATGGGCGGCATGGTCGAACGCGCAATCTCCGACGCCGCTCGCTCGCTTGAAACCCGCGATGACGAACTGGCAGAAGAGGTGCGCGGCCGCGACAAGGCGATTGACGCGCTCGAAGAGCAGATCAACGAAGAGGCCGCCCGCGTGCTGGCGCTGCGGTCGCCCGCCGCGCGCGATCTGCGGGTTGTCCTGACCGTGATCAAGATTTCCGCCAGCCTTGAACGCATCGGTGACTATGCCAAGAACATGGCAAAACGCACCTCGGTCCTCAGCCAGATGGCGGCTGTCAACGGCTCGCCCTCGGCCCTGCGGCGCATGGCCCGCGAGGTCGAAGAAATGCTGAAAGACGTGCTCGACGCTTATATCCAGCGCGACATGGACCTCGCCCATGAGGTGATCCGCCGCGACCTCGATGTCGATCAGATGTATAACGCGATCTTCCGCGAATTCCTGACCTTCATGATGGAAGATCCGCGCAACATCACGCCCTGCATGCATCTGCATTTCATCGCCAAGAACACCGAACGCATGGGCGATCTTGTCACCTCTATCGCTGAACAGGTGATCTACCTTGTCTCGGGCCAGTTCCCCGATGATCCGCGCCCCAAAAGCGATACGACCTCGGTTGACCCCAGCCTTGCGCCCAAGGGCAGCCACTAACACGAGGAGCCGCCGATGTCTGCTGATCAACCCACCGTCCTCTTGGTCGAGGATGAACCGGCACAGCGCGAAGTGTTGGGCTATAATCTCCAGGCCGACGGCTTTCATGTTCTGACCGCCAGCAATGGTGAAGAGGCGCTGTTGATGGTGGCGGAAATGCCCCCCGACATCATCGTTCTGGATTGGATGATGCCGAATGTGTCGGGCATCGAGGTCTGTCGCCAGCTCAAGACCCGCTCGGAAACGCGCGGCATCCCGATCATCATGCTCTCGGCCCGCTCTGAAGAGGTGGACCGCGTGCGCGGATTGGAAACCGGGGCCGATGACTATGTGATCAAACCCTATTCGCTGGTCGAACTGATGGCACGTGTGCGCGCCCAACTGCGCCGCACCCGCCCCGCTACAGTGGGCGAACGGCTGGAATATCTCGATATCGTGCTTGATGCCGAAACCCACCGCGTGACCCGCTGTGAAAAGCCGTTGAAACTCGGCCCTACGGAATTTCGCCTGCTGTCGACCTTCATGGAAAAACCGGGCCGCGTCTGGTCGCGCGAGCAACTTCTTGATCGCGTCTGGGGCCGTGACATCTATGTCGACACCCGCACCGTCGATGTCCATATCGGGCGGCTGCGCAAGGCGCTGTGCCAGCACGGCGGCGATGATCCGCTGCGCACCGTGCGCGGCGCGGGCTATGCCTTGGGCTGATCCCCGTCAGCGCGGCAGCAGGTCTTCATCCTCGGCCTGTCCCGCCAGCCAATCGCGGAACTTGCAGAGCGCCGGATCGCGCGCATTCTGGACGGGCCAAACAAGATAGTAAGCCCCGGAAATCAGCGTCTTGTCCCCCCAAGCTGATCTAAATCGGCCCGTCGCCAGATCCTGCTCTGCCAGATAATCCGGCAAAAGAGCGACCCCCAAACCATGCAACGCCGCCTGCGTGATGGTTGAAAATTGGTCATAGATGGTGCCGCTCACCTTGGCCCCGGTCACGCCCTGCGCTTCGAACCACGCAGGCCAGGCACCGGGGCGCGTCTCAATCTGCAAGAGCGGCAGGCGCATCAGGTCTGCCGCGCGTTCGATTGGCGCATGCGCTGCCAAGAATTCTGGCGTTGCCACCGCCACCACACGCTCGGTCCGCAGCCGGAGCGCTTCGGTGCCCAACCAATCGTGCTTGCCAAAATGTATGGCTGCATCAAAGGGTTCCGTGACAAAGTTAAACGGCTTCAGCCGTGTTGACAGGTTGATCGTCACTTCGGGATAAAGCCGCGCAAACTCGGCCAATCGCGGCACCAGCCAGCGCATCCCGAATGTCGGCAGAATCGCAAGGCTCAGACTCCCGCCCGCCGGATCCGTCGTTAGCTTGAGCGACGCTTGCGCAATCTGTTGCAGCGCGCCCCGGATTTTATCGGCATAATCGGCAGCTTCCGGCGTCAGGTAAATACCACGCCCTTGCCGCACGACCAACCCCACGCCAAGTTGATCCTCCAATGTTTTCAATTGCCTGCTGACCGCACTTTGCGTTTGCGACAGTTCCGCCGCCGCCGCTGTGGCGCTGCCCAAACGGTCCAGCGCCTCTAGCGCACGCAACGAGGCAATCGACGGAAGAAAGCGGCGGGGCAGGGTCATTCTTGCGGTTTACTCATACGTCTATGTGAATTTATCGTTATTCATCGGCGTTTTGCCAGTGTAACCTGTGCCCAACTCGCAAATTAAGTGACAGGAGCCCGCCATGAACGCCAATACTCCAACCCTGCGCGCCAAGGATGCCCCAGATCTCAACAGTTTTGATTGGGCCGATCCCTTTCGCCTCAATGATCAACTCTCCGAAGAAGAGCGTATGATCGCGGCAAGCGCCCGCACCTTTGCGCAGGAAGTTTTGCAACCGCACGTCATCGCCGCCTACCGCGAAGAGCGCGTTGACCCCGATATCTTCAAGGAAATGGGCCAAATGGGCCTCTTGGGCACCACCATCCCCGAGGAATACGGCGGGCTGGGTGCCAACTATGTCACCTATGGCCTTGTCGCCCGTGAAATCGAGCGGGTGGACTCGGGCTATCGGTCGATGATGAGCGTGCAATCCTCGCTCGTGATGTATCCGATCTATGCCTATGGCTCCGAGGAACAGCGGCGCAAATATCTGCCCGGTCTGGCCAGTGGTGATCTGATCGGCTGCTTCGGCCTGACAGAGCCGGATGCGGGCAGCGATCCTGCCGGCATGAAAACCCGCGCCATGCGCACAACGGGCGGCTATCGCCTGACCGGCAGCAAGATGTGGATTTCCAACAGCCCCATCGCGGATGTCTTTGTTGTCTGGGCCAAATCCGAGGCGCATGACGGCAAAATCCGTGGCTTCATCCTCGAAAAGGGCATGAAGGGTCTCAGCGCGCCCAAAGTGGGCGGCAAACTCTCCTTGCGCGCCTCTGTCACCGGCGAGATCGTGATGGATAACGTCGAGGTGCCGGAATCCGCTCTTTTGCCGAATGTTCAAGGGCTTAAAGGCCCCTTTGGATGTCTCAACCGCGCCCGCTATGGCATCGCATGGGGCGTTATGGGGTCCGCCGAATTCTGCTGGCACGCCTCTCGGCAATACGGGCTCGATCGCAAGCAGTTCAACCGCCCCTTGGCGCAAACCCAGCTTTTTCAGCTGAAACTGGCCAATATGCAAACCGAAATCACCCTCGGCCTGCAAGCGGCGCTGCGCGTCGGTCGCCTGATGGACGAGGCCAATGCCGCCCCTGAAATGATCTCGATGATCAAGCGCAACAATTGCGGCAAGGCGCTCGAAATAGCCCGTCACGCCCGCGATATGCACGGCGGCAACGGCATTTCCGAAGAGTTTCAGGTCATCCGCCACATGGTCAACCTTGAAACGGTCAACACCTACGAGGGCACGCATGATGTGCATGCCCTGATCCTTGGCCGGGCACAGACCGGGCTTCAGGCCTTCTTCTGATCCATGCCGGGGCTTGGCAACCTCTGGCGCGCAAGTGCCGCTGAAACCTACACCGCACAGCCCCTGCGCGGTGAACGCATGGTGGATCTGGCCATCATCGGCGCGGGGTTTACGGGCCTGTCGGCGGCGCTGCATGCAGCCGGGCAGGGGGCTGATGTCGCCGTGCTCGAGGCCGAAACCGTGGGCGAGGGCGGCTCTGGCCGCAACGTGGGCCTTGTCAACGCCGGGCTTTGGCTGCCACCCGATGATGTGTGCAAAATCCTCGGGCCTGGGCCGGGCGAACATCTTAACGCGGTTCTCGCCGAGGCCCCATCGCTGGTCTTTGACCTGATCGCACAGCATGGCATCGCCTGCGAGGCCACCCGCAACGGCACCCTGCATCTGGCCCACGCGCCCAAGGCGATGGCAGACCTGCAATCGCGCCACGCGCAATTGGCCGCACGCGGCGCGCCCGTGCGCCTGATTGACATGAACAGCACCGCGCAACGCACGGGCACGGATAGGTTTTATGGCGCATTGCACGATGCGCGCGCGGGCACGATTCAGCCGCTTTCCTATGCGCGCGGCTTGGCCCGCGCCGCCCATGACGCAGGCGCCTTGATCTGCGAGCAAACCCCTGTCACCGCCGCCGAACATCGCAGCGGCCAGTGGATCATCACCACCCCCGGCGGCAAACTCCGGGCGCGGCATCTGCTGATCGCCACCAATGCCTATCACCGCCCCGTCACCCATGTCTCGCGCCCCGATGTGCCGATAGTCGAGTATTTCCAGCTGGCGACTGCCCCCATCGGCGACAATCTGGCGGGCGATATTCTGGCAGGTGGCGAGGGGTGCTGGGATACGGGCCTCGTGATGACGTCCGTGCGCCGCGACGGGGCAGGGCGCGTTATACTGGGGGGCATGGGGGGGGATGTGACCGTTCATGCCAATTGGGCGCGGCGCAAGCTGACACAGCTTTTCCCGCGTCTGTCTGGTGTGGAAATTCAACACGCATGGGCCGGTCGCATCGCCATGACCCACGACCATTTGCCCCGGATTCAGCGCATGGGGCCGGGCGCTCTGGCGATCTTTGGCTATTCCGGGCGGGGCATCGGCCCCGGCACCGTCTTTGGCCGTGCCGCCGCGCTGGCGCTCTTGTCTGGCGATCACAGCGGCCTTCCTGTTCCCGTGGTCGAAAGCCATGCAGAGCAGTTCGTCACCCTCAAATCGCTCTATTACGAGACCGGCGCGCGGCTGGTTCATGCGGTGGCGGACCGCGGCTGAGCAGATTTGCACACTAAGTGTTGAACGCGTGCCAATTGCACCCCTTTGCTTCGGGTATATGTGGTCACCGGTAAGTTAACAGGAGCAGAACATGGCCCTCACCGACACCGGCGGCAGCTTTACCCAAGGCAATCTTTTTCGGCATATCTCGGTGATGTCCTTCACCTCAAGCATCGGCTTGATGGCTATCTTTGCCGTTGATCTTATTGATATTTTGTTCATTGCCATGCTCGGCCGCGAGGAATTGGCGGCCGCCGCAGGCTATGCCAGCACGATCATGTTCTTTGCAAGCGCCATCAACATCGGCCTCTCCATCGCCGCAGGGGCGCTTGTTGCACAGGCTGAAGGACGCAAAGACCGCGCCGCCGCGCGCGAAGCAGCCAGCGCAACGGCGGTATTTGCTGTGGCGGTGGGTCTGCTTGTGCCCCTTTTGGCCTTGCCTTTTGTCAATGAAATCCTCGGATTGGTGGGCGCAGACGGCGCGATGCGCGACATGGCGGCGACCTATCTGTGGATCATTCTGCCCTCTACCTTTGTTTCGGGCCTCTCGATGGTTGCCGTGGCAGTGTTGCGTGCCTATGGCGATGCGCGTGGGGCGATGTATCCCGCGCTCTTGGGCGCTGGTGTTAACCTTGTGCTTGATCCCATCCTGATCTTCAGCCTCAACATGGGCCTCGAAGGAGCGGCAGTGGCAACGGTTTTTGCGCGTATCGCGACCATGGCATTGGCCTTGGGCTATGCCATCTCGCGCTATCAGGCCTTTGCCAAACCACATTTCGCCTGCGTGGCGCGCGATTGCGGCGGCGCGATCAAGATTGCCGCGCCCGCGATGCTGGCAACCGTCGCAACCCCCGTCGGTGCCGCGATCGTGACGCGGGAAATGGCCAAATATGGCGCAGATGCTGTGGCCGGTATGGCGGTGATCAATCGGCTGGTGCCCGTTGTTTTTTCGGTGGTTCTGGCGCTCTCTGGGGCCATCGGGCCGATTTTTGGCCAGAATTTTGGGGCAGGGCGGCTGGACCGGGTGCAAGAGACCTTCTTTGACGGGCTCAAGTTTCTGGCTCTCTACGTGCTCACGATGTCGGCGCTGCTCTTTGTGCTTCGCGGGCCGATTGCTGATCTTTTTGACGCCACCGGACAGATGCGCAGCTTGCTCTACCTCTACCTAGGCCCGCTGGCGCTTGCGTCCTTTTTCAACGGGGCGATCTTCATTGCCAATGCCTCGTTCAACAACCTTGGCCATCCGGGCTATTCGACATGGATCAACTGGGCGCGCAACACGCTGGGGATTTGGCCCTTTGCGGTGGCCTTCGGGATGATCTGGGGCGCGCCGGGGGTTCTTTTGGGTCAGGCGCTTGGCGGGGTGGTCTTTGCCGGTGTCGCCACATGGCTCAGCCTGCGCGTGATCGAAGCACCGTGTAAGGATCCTTTGTTGGGGCATTTCTCATGCCCCGACCAACGCATGCAGGTGGTGATGAACCGGTGCAGCCGGTCCTGAAGGTCTATATCCTTAATTCGCATAATCAGTATTATGTAATTAATATAGATCACGAAAACCGCGTCACGGCACACAGCTTTCGCTGTAAATCACTTAAAAACCACACCTTACACCTTCCTTTTGATGTGAGACTCCTTGCAACAACAGTGATCAGAATACACATCACCCTGCAGATGCGCGCGGTACGACCACGCAGGCCTCGACTCGGAACGGATTCGCGGTTTAAGAGAAGATTGCAGGAGTTTTACCATGACCGCACTTCTCTTTCTGAACGGACCCAATCTTAATCTTTTGGGCACACGACAGCCCGAGGTTTACGGGCACACAACCCTCGCTGATATCGAAACCATGTGTCAGGATGCCGCCCGTCGGCGCGG
The nucleotide sequence above comes from Roseovarius mucosus. Encoded proteins:
- a CDS encoding MATE family efflux transporter encodes the protein MALTDTGGSFTQGNLFRHISVMSFTSSIGLMAIFAVDLIDILFIAMLGREELAAAAGYASTIMFFASAINIGLSIAAGALVAQAEGRKDRAAAREAASATAVFAVAVGLLVPLLALPFVNEILGLVGADGAMRDMAATYLWIILPSTFVSGLSMVAVAVLRAYGDARGAMYPALLGAGVNLVLDPILIFSLNMGLEGAAVATVFARIATMALALGYAISRYQAFAKPHFACVARDCGGAIKIAAPAMLATVATPVGAAIVTREMAKYGADAVAGMAVINRLVPVVFSVVLALSGAIGPIFGQNFGAGRLDRVQETFFDGLKFLALYVLTMSALLFVLRGPIADLFDATGQMRSLLYLYLGPLALASFFNGAIFIANASFNNLGHPGYSTWINWARNTLGIWPFAVAFGMIWGAPGVLLGQALGGVVFAGVATWLSLRVIEAPCKDPLLGHFSCPDQRMQVVMNRCSRS
- a CDS encoding acyl-CoA dehydrogenase, with protein sequence MNANTPTLRAKDAPDLNSFDWADPFRLNDQLSEEERMIAASARTFAQEVLQPHVIAAYREERVDPDIFKEMGQMGLLGTTIPEEYGGLGANYVTYGLVAREIERVDSGYRSMMSVQSSLVMYPIYAYGSEEQRRKYLPGLASGDLIGCFGLTEPDAGSDPAGMKTRAMRTTGGYRLTGSKMWISNSPIADVFVVWAKSEAHDGKIRGFILEKGMKGLSAPKVGGKLSLRASVTGEIVMDNVEVPESALLPNVQGLKGPFGCLNRARYGIAWGVMGSAEFCWHASRQYGLDRKQFNRPLAQTQLFQLKLANMQTEITLGLQAALRVGRLMDEANAAPEMISMIKRNNCGKALEIARHARDMHGGNGISEEFQVIRHMVNLETVNTYEGTHDVHALILGRAQTGLQAFF
- a CDS encoding NAD(P)/FAD-dependent oxidoreductase codes for the protein MPGLGNLWRASAAETYTAQPLRGERMVDLAIIGAGFTGLSAALHAAGQGADVAVLEAETVGEGGSGRNVGLVNAGLWLPPDDVCKILGPGPGEHLNAVLAEAPSLVFDLIAQHGIACEATRNGTLHLAHAPKAMADLQSRHAQLAARGAPVRLIDMNSTAQRTGTDRFYGALHDARAGTIQPLSYARGLARAAHDAGALICEQTPVTAAEHRSGQWIITTPGGKLRARHLLIATNAYHRPVTHVSRPDVPIVEYFQLATAPIGDNLAGDILAGGEGCWDTGLVMTSVRRDGAGRVILGGMGGDVTVHANWARRKLTQLFPRLSGVEIQHAWAGRIAMTHDHLPRIQRMGPGALAIFGYSGRGIGPGTVFGRAAALALLSGDHSGLPVPVVESHAEQFVTLKSLYYETGARLVHAVADRG